One region of Paenibacillus polymyxa M1 genomic DNA includes:
- a CDS encoding bifunctional homocysteine S-methyltransferase/methylenetetrahydrofolate reductase yields MKPDLRTVLNREIIVGDGAMGTFLSQLGFPVNTSYEELNITSPGVISDVHGQYLNAGARLLETNTFSANDYKLARFGLESKVEEINRAGVRIARAAAGPEHYVVGAVGSICGGKRLNISKLELSRNYEQQIDALLSEGVDGILCETFYSLDEMRIALHSVRKYSDIPVICQFAVDQIGRTQDGFLMAQAFSTLRSEGADILGFNCHSGPQGIMSVMEQLDGPLSVPLSVYPNAGLADYVDGHYVYGASPEYFGECATSFVDLGTRLIGGCCGTTPDHIAAISKALNNLQPPPLAPKETFSTEVIHVVEQTADEGGRGNGRHTSEPNIVDLVKERHTVIVELDPPRDLDITRFMQGAHALKKAGADALTLADNSLAVTRMSNMALGHLVSIETGLRPLIHIACRDRNLIGTQSHMMGFDALGIDHVLAVTGDPARFGDLPGASSVYDMTSFEIIRMIKQLNDGVAFSGKPLKQKANFVVGAAFNPNVKHLGKAVQRLEKKIASGADYIMTQPVYDPELIKAIAEQTRHLEIPIFIGIMPLASGRNAEYLHNEVPGIQLSDEVRARMSGLEGPEGRAMGVSIAKELLDTAMEHFNGIYFMTPFMFYEMTAELTSYVWQKSGRAQAPLFRL; encoded by the coding sequence ATGAAACCGGATTTGCGTACTGTGCTGAATCGTGAAATTATTGTCGGAGACGGCGCTATGGGGACTTTTTTGTCCCAGCTAGGATTTCCAGTAAATACGTCTTACGAAGAGCTGAACATTACTTCGCCTGGCGTCATATCAGACGTGCATGGTCAGTATTTAAATGCAGGAGCACGATTGCTGGAGACGAATACATTCTCTGCAAATGATTATAAATTAGCCCGCTTTGGATTGGAATCTAAGGTAGAAGAAATCAATCGTGCTGGTGTGAGGATTGCCAGGGCTGCGGCTGGACCCGAACATTATGTAGTAGGTGCGGTCGGTTCCATATGCGGAGGCAAACGTCTCAACATATCCAAGCTAGAGCTGTCAAGAAACTACGAACAGCAGATTGATGCTCTTCTGTCCGAAGGGGTTGACGGCATTTTATGCGAAACGTTTTATTCACTGGACGAAATGCGCATTGCGCTTCACAGTGTACGTAAATACAGTGACATTCCGGTAATTTGTCAATTTGCGGTTGACCAAATTGGTCGTACCCAAGATGGGTTTTTAATGGCACAAGCCTTTTCAACACTGCGTAGTGAAGGAGCTGATATCCTCGGGTTTAACTGTCACTCCGGTCCACAGGGAATTATGAGTGTAATGGAGCAACTGGACGGTCCCTTGTCTGTACCACTGTCTGTATATCCGAATGCGGGATTGGCAGATTATGTGGACGGTCACTATGTATACGGTGCATCACCTGAATATTTCGGAGAATGTGCTACGTCCTTTGTAGATCTCGGTACGAGGCTGATTGGTGGTTGCTGCGGAACGACACCAGACCATATTGCTGCTATTTCCAAAGCTTTAAACAATTTGCAACCGCCCCCGTTGGCTCCAAAAGAAACCTTTTCGACGGAAGTCATTCATGTGGTGGAGCAGACAGCAGATGAAGGGGGACGAGGAAATGGCAGACATACCAGCGAACCCAACATTGTGGATCTGGTTAAGGAACGGCATACGGTTATTGTAGAGCTGGACCCTCCGCGAGATCTCGACATTACCCGGTTTATGCAAGGTGCACATGCCTTGAAGAAAGCCGGAGCCGATGCACTTACACTTGCTGACAATTCGCTTGCAGTCACTCGTATGAGCAATATGGCGCTTGGGCATCTGGTTAGTATTGAAACAGGCTTGCGTCCATTAATTCATATCGCATGTCGTGACCGTAATCTGATTGGTACGCAATCCCACATGATGGGTTTTGACGCACTGGGTATTGACCATGTACTGGCGGTTACTGGAGATCCAGCGCGGTTCGGTGATTTACCAGGCGCCAGTTCGGTGTATGATATGACATCTTTTGAAATCATACGCATGATCAAGCAACTAAATGATGGTGTCGCATTTTCCGGTAAGCCACTCAAGCAGAAAGCTAATTTTGTGGTGGGAGCTGCTTTTAATCCAAATGTTAAGCATTTGGGTAAAGCCGTACAGCGGTTGGAAAAGAAAATTGCCTCCGGGGCCGATTATATTATGACCCAGCCTGTTTACGATCCCGAGCTGATTAAAGCCATCGCAGAACAGACACGGCATTTGGAGATACCGATTTTTATCGGTATTATGCCGCTGGCTAGTGGCCGCAATGCAGAATACTTGCACAATGAAGTCCCAGGCATTCAGCTATCCGATGAGGTGCGTGCACGCATGTCGGGGCTGGAAGGCCCGGAAGGACGAGCTATGGGCGTGTCTATTGCCAAGGAGCTGCTTGATACGGCCATGGAACATTTTAATGGGATCTATTTCATGACTCCTTTCATGTTCTATGAAATGACAGCTGAGCTGACTTCATATGTGTGGCAAAAATCAGGCCGAGCACAGGCCCCCTTGTTTCGACTATAA
- the dapF gene encoding diaminopimelate epimerase, which yields MEFTKMNGLGNDFIVWYGHQELPSDASELAVRLCDRHFGIGADGLVYILPSDKADFRMRIINSDGSEAEQCGNAIRCAAKYVYDRKHINREQITIETLGAGVQQVELTVENGAVRMVKVDMGEPILEGLKIPTTLDLTNVIDEPIEAGGSGFRFTAVSMGNPHCVIYVEDAPSFDLEAWGPKLECHPLFPKKTNVEFATVRSRKHIDMRVWERGAGPTLACGTGACATLVASVLNGYSDRRAMVSLKGGDLDIEWSEDDNHIYMTGPAEIVFEGRI from the coding sequence ATGGAATTCACTAAAATGAATGGTCTGGGTAATGATTTTATCGTTTGGTACGGGCATCAGGAATTGCCGTCTGACGCCTCGGAATTAGCTGTTCGGCTATGTGATCGACATTTTGGTATTGGCGCCGATGGATTGGTATATATATTGCCGTCTGACAAAGCAGATTTTCGCATGCGTATCATTAACTCGGACGGCTCGGAGGCCGAGCAATGCGGTAACGCTATTCGTTGTGCTGCCAAATATGTGTATGACCGTAAGCATATCAACCGTGAACAGATTACGATCGAGACGCTGGGTGCAGGTGTGCAGCAGGTTGAACTGACTGTTGAAAACGGAGCTGTACGAATGGTGAAGGTAGATATGGGGGAGCCAATTCTGGAAGGGTTGAAAATTCCAACTACACTCGATCTGACTAACGTAATTGATGAGCCTATTGAAGCTGGAGGAAGTGGTTTTCGCTTTACGGCTGTATCTATGGGAAATCCGCACTGTGTCATTTATGTTGAGGATGCGCCTAGCTTTGATCTGGAGGCCTGGGGACCGAAGCTGGAGTGTCATCCATTGTTCCCTAAAAAAACAAATGTTGAGTTCGCCACGGTACGAAGTCGGAAGCATATAGATATGAGGGTATGGGAGAGGGGAGCTGGACCTACGCTAGCCTGTGGAACCGGAGCCTGTGCTACGCTTGTTGCTTCTGTACTAAATGGATACAGCGACCGCCGCGCCATGGTAAGCCTAAAGGGCGGCGATCTGGATATCGAATGGAGCGAGGATGATAATCACATTTATATGACAGGGCCGGCTGAGATTGTGTTCGAAGGTCGTATATAG
- a CDS encoding calcium-translocating P-type ATPase, SERCA-type, whose protein sequence is MEQAHWHQLSNEQLSTSLEVDPKQGLSEEQIAERRERTGWNELSEGKRVSAVLLLLNQFKDFMMLVLMGATLISGLLGEYLDAITIIAIVVLNGILGFVQEFRAERSLRALRQLSAPTAKVLRGGKRIHVQARELVVGDIVLLESGDRIPADVRWLSTNGCDVEESALTGESVPVSKHCRPIHAAEVPLGDQKNIGFMGTMMTRGTAQGVVIRTGMTTEMGKIADLIENTESQETPLQHRLEQLGKILIIVALALTVLVVVAGILHGQPAMNMFLAGVSLAVAAIPEGLPAIVTIALALGVQRMIKRKAIVRKLPSVETLGCASVICSDKTGTLTQNKMTVTKLWLDGRFWGVTGEGYDPHGHIMDRDLPADLKNGQSLRRLLQASVLCNNAEIVQADIDELRSKKKTKEPTPSAVWELKGDPTEGALVTLAAKGGVTRQGLYELYTREREFPFDSDRKRMSVLVRHQGGHIVFAKGAPDVLLGQCSYILWEGNVVPLTGTLRQKVLAANEGMASEALRVLGVAYRDIRSHERVSTAEEAEEQLVFIGLTGMIDPPRREVREAIGKCRRAGIRTVMITGDHGTTAEAIAQQLGILQRGSHVLTGQQLSLMDDAALDNVVDTVSVYARVSPEHKLRIVKSLQRRGHVVAMTGDGVNDAPAIKASDIGIAMGITGTDVTKEAAALVLSDDNFSTIVAAIEEGRNIYENIRKFIRYLLASNVGEILTMFFAMMAGLPLPLLPIQILWVNLVTDGLPAMALGVDQPEKDLMEHKPRGAKENIFARRLGWKIISRGLLIGLCTLAAFWLTLRIAPNDAGQLIKAQSVAFATLVLAQLIHVFDCRSSRSVFHRNPFQNSYLVLAVLSSIVLMLVVMYVPVLQPIFKTVPLGLREWALSIVAAGIPTFLMGAGSVWGGRRNRRHGGNTHFSAGRTKFSA, encoded by the coding sequence ATGGAACAAGCACACTGGCACCAATTAAGCAATGAACAGCTTTCAACAAGTCTGGAAGTCGACCCGAAGCAGGGTCTTTCGGAGGAGCAGATTGCGGAACGAAGAGAAAGGACGGGATGGAATGAACTGAGCGAGGGCAAGCGTGTTTCGGCAGTTTTGCTGCTGCTCAACCAGTTCAAGGATTTTATGATGCTTGTATTGATGGGAGCGACCCTGATATCTGGCCTACTCGGTGAGTATTTGGACGCGATTACCATTATTGCTATCGTTGTGCTAAATGGAATTCTCGGCTTTGTGCAGGAATTCAGAGCTGAACGTTCATTGCGAGCTTTAAGACAGCTTTCTGCTCCAACCGCCAAAGTGCTGCGAGGCGGTAAACGAATACATGTTCAGGCCAGAGAGCTGGTTGTGGGAGATATCGTGCTGCTGGAAAGTGGTGATCGTATCCCTGCAGATGTAAGGTGGTTGAGTACAAACGGCTGTGATGTCGAGGAGTCTGCCCTGACAGGTGAATCGGTTCCGGTGAGTAAGCATTGCCGCCCTATTCATGCCGCCGAAGTACCTCTTGGGGACCAAAAGAACATTGGTTTTATGGGTACCATGATGACCAGAGGCACCGCACAAGGCGTGGTCATTCGCACAGGCATGACTACCGAAATGGGGAAGATCGCAGACTTGATCGAAAATACGGAGTCGCAAGAGACACCGTTGCAGCACAGACTGGAGCAATTGGGAAAAATCTTGATTATCGTGGCGTTAGCGCTAACCGTGCTCGTAGTCGTAGCGGGCATTTTGCATGGTCAGCCAGCTATGAACATGTTTTTGGCCGGCGTGAGCTTGGCTGTGGCAGCTATACCAGAAGGATTGCCCGCAATTGTAACCATTGCCCTCGCTTTGGGTGTACAGCGTATGATCAAACGCAAGGCCATTGTGCGCAAGCTGCCTTCCGTTGAAACGCTCGGCTGTGCGTCTGTCATTTGCTCTGACAAAACGGGCACACTGACCCAAAATAAAATGACAGTCACCAAGCTTTGGCTGGATGGTCGTTTCTGGGGAGTTACCGGGGAAGGTTATGATCCACACGGTCATATTATGGACAGGGATCTTCCGGCCGACCTAAAAAACGGACAATCCTTGCGTAGATTGCTGCAAGCCAGTGTACTTTGTAACAATGCGGAAATTGTTCAAGCTGACATAGATGAGCTGCGTTCGAAAAAGAAAACCAAAGAGCCAACGCCTTCCGCTGTGTGGGAGCTGAAAGGTGATCCGACAGAAGGAGCGCTGGTCACGTTAGCTGCAAAAGGCGGAGTCACGCGACAAGGCCTATATGAACTGTATACACGGGAGCGAGAATTCCCTTTTGACTCGGATCGGAAGCGGATGTCGGTACTCGTACGCCACCAGGGAGGACATATTGTATTTGCCAAAGGAGCGCCGGACGTGCTACTGGGTCAGTGCTCTTACATTTTATGGGAAGGGAATGTCGTTCCGCTAACGGGTACGCTGCGCCAAAAGGTATTGGCAGCCAACGAAGGTATGGCATCAGAGGCGCTGCGTGTACTTGGTGTCGCTTACCGTGACATCCGCTCGCATGAACGTGTCTCTACGGCTGAGGAGGCTGAAGAACAGCTGGTTTTTATCGGCCTGACCGGCATGATTGATCCGCCACGCCGCGAGGTTCGCGAGGCCATCGGCAAGTGCCGTCGTGCTGGCATTCGCACCGTGATGATTACGGGTGATCATGGCACAACTGCGGAGGCCATTGCACAGCAGCTGGGTATTCTCCAACGCGGCTCACATGTGTTGACGGGACAGCAACTGTCTCTCATGGATGATGCGGCGTTGGATAACGTTGTGGATACCGTCTCCGTGTATGCGCGGGTGTCGCCGGAACACAAGCTGAGAATCGTCAAGTCGCTGCAAAGACGCGGACATGTCGTAGCTATGACCGGAGATGGCGTCAATGACGCACCAGCGATCAAGGCATCGGATATCGGTATTGCCATGGGCATTACAGGAACAGACGTGACTAAAGAAGCGGCTGCACTTGTACTGAGTGACGATAATTTCTCAACGATTGTAGCGGCAATTGAGGAAGGCCGAAATATTTACGAGAATATCCGTAAATTCATCCGTTATTTACTCGCCTCTAATGTTGGTGAAATTTTGACGATGTTCTTTGCCATGATGGCTGGGCTGCCGCTACCTTTGCTGCCCATTCAGATTTTATGGGTAAATCTGGTGACTGACGGTTTGCCGGCGATGGCTCTGGGTGTGGATCAGCCGGAAAAGGATCTTATGGAGCATAAGCCTCGTGGTGCAAAGGAAAATATTTTTGCTCGTCGACTGGGCTGGAAAATCATTAGTCGCGGTCTGTTGATCGGCTTATGTACACTTGCGGCCTTTTGGCTGACATTACGGATTGCTCCGAATGATGCAGGGCAATTGATCAAAGCACAGTCGGTTGCATTTGCTACGTTAGTGCTGGCGCAGTTAATTCATGTATTTGATTGCCGCAGCTCCCGTTCCGTTTTCCACCGTAATCCGTTTCAAAATAGTTATCTCGTGCTTGCCGTACTGTCCTCCATTGTACTGATGCTGGTTGTAATGTATGTGCCTGTGCTGCAGCCTATTTTCAAAACGGTACCCCTTGGTTTACGTGAATGGGCACTATCTATTGTCGCAGCTGGAATTCCAACGTTCCTGATGGGAGCGGGAAGTGTATGGGGCGGTCGACGTAACCGTCGGCACGGCGGAAATACACACTTTTCAGCGGGACGTACAAAGTTTTCAGCCTAG
- a CDS encoding Rqc2 family fibronectin-binding protein has translation MALDGIVTRAIVHELQAIRGGRINKIHQPNERDIVLNLRVQGGSVKLLLSANPTFPRVHFTEQSFLNPTEAPMFCMLLRKHCEGGIIENITQVGMERIIHMDIRQRDELGDISFKRIIIEVMGRHSNIILLDPETGVMLDGIHHVTPSISSYRVVMPGFQYTEPPEQNKLDPLEVEEAAFFSSYQAAIEAEEAPKRWIVNTFTGLSPLIAEEILIRASNEEASGDKDRRLWRAFSDIMDDVRNHHFQPVSGLNAQDKVIFSAIPLTLIQGERKEYTTISECMEDFFGEKAERDTVKQKVSDLLRFLQNERSKNLKKLDHLHQDLAEAEDADQFRIYGELLFASLHEVKKGDKEVTLTNFYDEEQSAITIPLDPLLNPSDNAQRYFKKYNKYKNSLAVIDEQLEKTHDEIRYMDNLLQQLAHASINDIEEIREELVQQGYLRDRVKKGKKKKKNDRPTLHVYTSSEGIELLVGKNNLQNEYVTNRLAGPNDTWLHTKDIPGSHVVIRAEKFGDATLEEAAQLAAYFSQAKQSSSVPVDATLIRHVRKPSGAKPGFVIYDHQRTLFITPDEELVKKLPNRIKNG, from the coding sequence ATGGCATTGGACGGAATCGTAACCCGCGCTATCGTACACGAACTGCAAGCCATCCGGGGCGGGCGCATTAATAAAATACATCAGCCAAACGAACGCGATATCGTGCTGAACCTGCGGGTACAAGGTGGGAGTGTAAAACTGTTGCTGTCGGCTAATCCGACATTTCCGCGTGTACATTTTACAGAACAAAGCTTTCTCAATCCGACAGAAGCTCCCATGTTTTGTATGCTTCTTCGCAAACATTGCGAAGGAGGCATTATTGAGAACATCACGCAGGTGGGCATGGAGCGCATAATTCATATGGATATACGTCAGCGTGATGAACTGGGGGATATTTCATTTAAGCGCATTATTATTGAAGTAATGGGTAGACATAGCAACATTATTTTGCTTGACCCGGAAACAGGTGTGATGCTGGATGGCATTCATCATGTCACACCCTCTATCAGCAGCTATCGGGTCGTTATGCCAGGCTTTCAATACACAGAGCCTCCTGAACAAAACAAGCTAGATCCACTAGAAGTCGAAGAAGCAGCCTTCTTTTCCTCGTATCAAGCAGCCATTGAGGCGGAAGAAGCTCCCAAACGCTGGATCGTGAACACTTTTACCGGACTTAGTCCCCTCATTGCTGAAGAGATACTAATCCGAGCATCTAATGAAGAAGCTTCTGGTGACAAGGATCGTCGACTGTGGAGGGCATTCAGTGACATCATGGATGACGTGCGGAATCATCATTTTCAGCCGGTATCTGGACTGAACGCACAAGATAAAGTAATATTTTCAGCCATCCCACTGACGTTGATCCAAGGAGAACGTAAGGAATACACTACCATCAGTGAGTGTATGGAGGACTTTTTCGGCGAAAAAGCAGAAAGGGACACGGTTAAGCAAAAGGTTAGCGACCTACTGCGGTTTCTGCAAAACGAGCGGAGCAAAAACCTAAAAAAACTCGATCATCTCCATCAAGATTTGGCCGAAGCAGAAGATGCCGATCAATTTCGGATTTACGGAGAGCTGCTGTTCGCTTCACTGCATGAGGTAAAAAAGGGTGACAAGGAAGTAACACTCACTAACTTTTATGACGAGGAACAGAGTGCGATCACCATTCCATTGGACCCGCTGCTCAACCCTTCAGATAATGCACAGCGTTATTTTAAAAAGTACAACAAATATAAAAACAGCCTGGCTGTTATTGACGAGCAACTAGAGAAGACTCACGATGAAATTCGTTATATGGACAATCTTCTTCAGCAGCTAGCCCATGCTTCTATCAACGACATTGAGGAAATACGTGAAGAACTGGTTCAGCAGGGCTATCTTAGAGATCGGGTTAAAAAAGGAAAGAAAAAGAAGAAAAATGACCGTCCGACCTTGCACGTATATACATCATCCGAAGGCATCGAGCTACTGGTTGGCAAAAATAACTTGCAGAATGAATATGTGACCAACCGACTGGCCGGACCCAATGACACGTGGTTGCATACAAAGGATATTCCAGGGTCACACGTCGTTATTCGTGCCGAGAAATTCGGAGACGCAACGTTGGAGGAAGCAGCTCAACTGGCTGCCTATTTCAGCCAAGCCAAGCAGTCCAGCAGCGTACCTGTAGACGCCACCTTGATTCGACATGTACGCAAACCCAGCGGAGCAAAGCCCGGCTTTGTCATCTACGATCATCAGCGTACGCTCTTTATCACACCTGATGAGGAACTGGTCAAAAAGCTGCCGAACCGCATCAAAAACGGCTAG
- a CDS encoding PHP domain-containing protein, with amino-acid sequence MKEQNNLQRYDLHTHTQASDGMQSPADNVRWAKEKGLAGVAITDHDTVAGLEEALEEGRRIGMTVVPGVEISTRAGGKDIHILGYFMDYRNKMFLERLEKLRQARDTRNDLILSQLRSLGVEITLDEVVATMGRPLAPDESIGRPHMADTLVQKGYAKDMRDAFDRYLAEGAPGYVSVPRVEPAEAISWIREAGGVPVVAHPGLYGNDELVCSIIEAAKPVGLEVRHSDHDAEAERRYTAMALHYGLIATGGSDFHGARQGVIFHGDLGSRSVDGQVVEELRKVAVGQK; translated from the coding sequence ATGAAGGAACAGAATAATTTGCAACGATATGATCTACATACACACACCCAAGCATCTGACGGTATGCAATCACCTGCTGATAATGTGCGCTGGGCGAAGGAAAAAGGGCTGGCCGGTGTGGCTATTACAGATCATGATACGGTGGCCGGTTTGGAGGAAGCCTTGGAGGAGGGAAGACGCATTGGGATGACCGTGGTGCCGGGTGTGGAAATCAGTACACGTGCTGGTGGCAAAGATATTCATATATTAGGTTATTTTATGGATTACCGTAATAAAATGTTTTTGGAACGGTTGGAAAAGCTGAGACAGGCGCGGGATACCCGTAATGATTTGATTTTGAGTCAATTGCGTAGCTTGGGCGTGGAAATCACGCTAGATGAGGTGGTGGCTACAATGGGCAGACCACTAGCGCCGGATGAAAGTATTGGACGTCCGCATATGGCAGATACCCTGGTTCAAAAAGGTTACGCGAAGGACATGCGGGATGCGTTTGATCGTTACTTGGCAGAAGGTGCGCCCGGATACGTGTCTGTACCCCGTGTAGAGCCTGCGGAGGCTATAAGCTGGATTCGTGAAGCAGGAGGAGTGCCTGTAGTGGCCCACCCTGGCTTGTATGGAAATGACGAACTGGTGTGCTCCATTATAGAGGCAGCGAAGCCTGTAGGGTTGGAGGTGCGCCATTCGGATCATGATGCTGAGGCCGAGAGACGATATACTGCAATGGCGCTGCATTATGGGCTTATCGCAACGGGCGGCTCGGATTTTCACGGTGCACGCCAAGGTGTGATTTTCCACGGCGATCTGGGTAGCCGTAGTGTGGACGGTCAGGTCGTCGAGGAGTTGAGAAAGGTTGCTGTTGGACAAAAGTAA
- a CDS encoding selenium metabolism-associated LysR family transcriptional regulator, with translation MNFHQLHIFYTVAERGSFSAAAQALHMTQPAVTMQIQSLEDYFGTKLLRRSTKKIELSEAGATLLPFAKRSMQLIREADEAMSAFTHMLEGRLHIGASLTIGEYIVPRMLGPFGQEYPHIRMAMNVMNTTQIMDDILKHQLNLGLIEAPVQHPDIVVESVMQDELKLIVPSGHVLAKAKKVVLEDVFKHPFVAREKGSGTRQVIEDGLKNRGADASRLDIVMEMGSTGAVKSAVEAGLGITMLSPSSVKHEVALGLLKIVNISDITFKREFYAIHLKSALLPIPVVTFLSYLRRHDQGMDVFEDS, from the coding sequence ATGAACTTTCATCAGCTGCACATTTTTTATACCGTAGCGGAGCGCGGAAGCTTCTCGGCGGCGGCGCAAGCGCTGCATATGACGCAACCTGCGGTGACGATGCAAATTCAGTCTTTGGAAGATTATTTTGGTACGAAGCTGTTGCGCCGATCGACTAAAAAAATTGAGCTTTCGGAGGCAGGAGCGACATTACTGCCTTTTGCAAAAAGAAGTATGCAACTGATTAGGGAAGCTGACGAGGCGATGTCTGCTTTTACTCACATGCTGGAGGGAAGATTGCATATTGGTGCCAGCCTAACGATTGGTGAATACATTGTGCCAAGAATGTTGGGACCGTTTGGTCAGGAGTACCCTCACATACGTATGGCAATGAATGTGATGAATACGACTCAAATTATGGATGATATACTAAAGCACCAGTTGAATTTAGGGCTGATTGAGGCCCCGGTTCAACACCCGGATATTGTGGTAGAATCTGTGATGCAGGACGAACTGAAGCTGATTGTTCCTTCGGGGCATGTGCTGGCCAAGGCCAAAAAAGTAGTTTTAGAAGATGTATTCAAGCATCCCTTTGTAGCCAGAGAAAAAGGTTCTGGTACACGCCAAGTCATAGAAGACGGGCTGAAAAATCGTGGTGCGGATGCCTCTCGACTTGATATTGTAATGGAGATGGGCAGCACTGGAGCGGTCAAATCAGCGGTAGAGGCAGGACTGGGGATTACTATGCTGTCACCTTCTTCAGTCAAACATGAGGTTGCGCTCGGGTTATTGAAAATTGTAAATATTTCAGATATTACCTTCAAACGAGAATTTTATGCAATTCATTTGAAATCAGCGTTGTTGCCGATCCCGGTAGTAACTTTTCTGTCTTACTTGCGTCGTCATGATCAGGGAATGGACGTATTCGAGGACTCGTAG
- a CDS encoding YlbG family protein, translating into MFAERTGYIIWVSDIKAARNLEKYGNVHYISKRMHYVVIYMNADRAEDTVKNIRRLSYVRKVERSFRNEIRTEYNDDKEKMKEYEI; encoded by the coding sequence ATGTTTGCCGAGCGGACAGGGTACATCATTTGGGTAAGCGATATCAAGGCTGCCCGCAATCTGGAGAAATACGGAAATGTCCACTATATTTCAAAGCGTATGCATTATGTAGTTATATATATGAATGCGGATCGGGCAGAGGACACCGTTAAAAATATTCGCAGACTTTCCTATGTACGTAAGGTTGAGCGCTCTTTCCGAAATGAGATTAGGACGGAGTACAACGACGATAAGGAAAAGATGAAAGAATATGAAATATAA
- a CDS encoding YlbF family regulator: protein MSVAELNTVNMAEVLINAYELGDMVNRSFEVSDYLYWKQRVELNPSIQACVRKLDAKKELFAETERFGHFHPNYHEAKDAVQAVELELEQFEAVKEFKRAEKALDDMLHAMSETIAYSVSETIKVPSNDPNVKKGGCGSGGKCSCG from the coding sequence ATGAGCGTAGCCGAATTGAACACGGTCAATATGGCAGAAGTGCTTATTAACGCCTATGAATTGGGCGATATGGTCAACCGGTCCTTTGAGGTATCGGATTATTTATATTGGAAGCAGCGTGTGGAATTGAACCCGTCTATTCAGGCGTGTGTCCGCAAGCTGGATGCCAAAAAGGAGCTTTTCGCTGAAACGGAGCGTTTTGGGCATTTTCATCCCAACTATCATGAAGCGAAGGACGCAGTGCAGGCCGTTGAACTGGAGCTGGAACAATTTGAGGCTGTTAAGGAGTTCAAGCGGGCCGAAAAGGCGTTGGATGATATGCTTCATGCCATGTCTGAAACGATTGCATATTCCGTGTCCGAGACCATTAAGGTGCCGAGCAACGACCCAAATGTGAAAAAGGGCGGATGCGGCAGCGGAGGGAAATGCTCCTGCGGATAG